The Methanosarcina barkeri str. Wiesmoor DNA segment AATCCCATGCTGAGGACACCCTGCCCTCCGAAACCAGCAATCTTGGTCTGAATAGGAGCAAAGTCTTTTCTGGCGGGTTTTTCTTCGGCTTCTGCCTCAATGCCATAAAGCTGTTCAATGGCTTTGGTTGTAAAGTCACTGACTCCACGGTGCAGAGGTTCAACTTCTTTTGAGTTATCCCTGAAGTTCTTGACAGGAAACTCCTTTTCCATCTCCTCATTTATGAAATTGATAGCCTGCTCCGCATTCATCTTGAGGTTGGTCGGGCAAGCGGCAAGGACTTCAACAAAAGCATAGCCCTTTCCATCACGCTGGATTTCGAGTGCCTTATGCACAGCTTTTCTGGCTTTCCTTATGTGAGAAATATCCGAAATTGAAACCCTTTCAATAAAGACTGGAGCCTTAAGGTTGTTCAGCAGTTCGCATATGTGGAGAGGATAACCTGCAAAACGGGGGTCTCGGCCTTCAGGGCATGTTGTGGTCTTTTCGCCCACAAGGGTTGTAGGCGCCATCTGTCCGCCTGTCATCCCGTAAACGGTATTGTTTACGAAAAAAACTGCAAGCTTTTCACCCCTGTTTGCAGCCTGGAGAGTCTCGTTCAGACCAATGGATGCAAGGTCTCCATCTCCTTGATAAGAAATAACCACAGCATTTTCTTCAGCCCTGGATACTCCGGTCCCAACCGCAGGCGCACGGCCGTGAGCGACCTGGATGTTACCTGTATCAAAATAATAGTAAGCAAAGACAGCACAGCCAACAGGACTGATCATAACAGTCCTGTCCTGAATCCCAAGATCGTCGATTGCTTCGGCAATAAGCTTATGAAGAACACCATGTCCGCAGCCGGGGCAGTAGTGAGTGGCTGTAGAGGCTACTGGTCCTTTGCGAGGGTAATCCGCGTACAGGGCTTTTGGTCTTCCTATTACTTTTTCTCCATTAATTATTTCTGCTGCCATTTTCATGCCTCCCCTGCCATTTTCCTGATTTTATCCATAATCTGGTCAAGGGTCATCAGGTTTCCTCCCATACGATTTACAAGCTCTACAGGCTGTGAACAGTTGATTGCAAGCCTGACATCATATATCATCTGTCCATTGCTCATTTCCACGGAAATAAAGGAACAGCCCTTATCTGCCAGAGCCTTCAACTGCGCCTCAGGGAACGGGAAGAGGGTTTTAGGCCTGAAAAGCCCAACTTTAATGCCTTCCTTTCTGGCAAGATCCACGGCTGACCTGCAAATCCGACTGCTGATCCCATAAGAAACAAGGACAATTGAAGCATCATCAGTAAGATATTCTTCGTAATCGACTTCATTCTGCCTTATGAGCTCATACTTTACCTGCAGTTTTTCATTAAACTTTCCAAGCTCATTGAAGTCCAGAAAGATCGAGGTTATCAGGTTAGGCCTGGTTTCGGCTGTACCATTGACCGCCCAAGTGGTATCAATCTCAGGAACAATAGCTTGCTTCGGGAATTCAAGTGACTCTATCATCTGCCCGAGCACTCCGTCTGCAAGCACTATAGCTGGGTTTCTGTACTTAAAGGAAAGCTCAAAAGCTTTCATGGTAAAGTCGCACATTTCCTGCACTGAGTTCGGAGCAAGCACGATATTTTTGTAGTTTCCATGTCCTCCGCCTTTTACTATCTGGTTATAATCCCCCTGCTCCGGCCCTATATTTCCAAGGCCTGGTCCTGCCCGCATAATATCCACAATCACGCAGGGAAGTTCAGAGCCAGCAAGGTAGGAAACTCCTTCCTGCATCAGGCTAAGTCCAGGGCCTGAAGATGATGTCATGACCCTGTGCCCTGCTGATGCTCCTCCATAAACCATGTTAATAGCCGCCTCTTCAGATTCGGCCTGGACGAATTTCCTGCCTATTTTTGGCAAATATTTGGATGCGTCATGCAGAATCTCACTTGCCGGAGTTATCGGATAACCAAAGAAACAGTCACATCCGGCATATAGTGC contains these protein-coding regions:
- a CDS encoding 2-oxoacid:acceptor oxidoreductase family protein yields the protein MAAEIINGEKVIGRPKALYADYPRKGPVASTATHYCPGCGHGVLHKLIAEAIDDLGIQDRTVMISPVGCAVFAYYYFDTGNIQVAHGRAPAVGTGVSRAEENAVVISYQGDGDLASIGLNETLQAANRGEKLAVFFVNNTVYGMTGGQMAPTTLVGEKTTTCPEGRDPRFAGYPLHICELLNNLKAPVFIERVSISDISHIRKARKAVHKALEIQRDGKGYAFVEVLAACPTNLKMNAEQAINFINEEMEKEFPVKNFRDNSKEVEPLHRGVSDFTTKAIEQLYGIEAEAEEKPARKDFAPIQTKIAGFGGQGVLSMGLILAQAGVKANLNASWFPSYGPEQRGGTSNCSVVISGQPIGSPTVYTPDILIAMNRPSLEKFEGVVREGGLILYDSSIGEAETPANIKAVAVPATEKAKEAGSEKAANSFMLGVLMGLDATSLKEEVFKEALAENFAGKTKVIEFNQMVLEAGAQWARENVNF
- a CDS encoding 3-methyl-2-oxobutanoate dehydrogenase subunit VorB encodes the protein MATQLVKGNSAVIIGALYAGCDCFFGYPITPASEILHDASKYLPKIGRKFVQAESEEAAINMVYGGASAGHRVMTSSSGPGLSLMQEGVSYLAGSELPCVIVDIMRAGPGLGNIGPEQGDYNQIVKGGGHGNYKNIVLAPNSVQEMCDFTMKAFELSFKYRNPAIVLADGVLGQMIESLEFPKQAIVPEIDTTWAVNGTAETRPNLITSIFLDFNELGKFNEKLQVKYELIRQNEVDYEEYLTDDASIVLVSYGISSRICRSAVDLARKEGIKVGLFRPKTLFPFPEAQLKALADKGCSFISVEMSNGQMIYDVRLAINCSQPVELVNRMGGNLMTLDQIMDKIRKMAGEA